In Drosophila subpulchrella strain 33 F10 #4 breed RU33 chromosome 3R, RU_Dsub_v1.1 Primary Assembly, whole genome shotgun sequence, the following are encoded in one genomic region:
- the LOC119545834 gene encoding calcium-activated potassium channel slowpoke isoform X2 has protein sequence MASPWCPNCHELPPFYPPITPKGMSGCDQSTVESLADDPTDSPFDADDCLKVRKYWCFLLSSIFTFLAGLLVVLLWRAFAFVCCRKEPDLGPNDPKQKEQKASRNKQEFEGTFMTEAKDWAGELISGQTTTGRILVVLVFILSIASLIIYFVDASSEEVERCQKWSNNITQQIDLAFNIFFMVYFFIRFIAASDKLWFMLEMYSFVDYFTIPPSFVSIYLDRTWIGLRFLRALRLMTVPDILQYLNVLKTSSSIRLAQLVSIFISVWLTAAGIIHLLENSGDPLDFNNAHRLSYWTCVYFLIVTMSTVGYGDVYCETVLGRTFLVFFLLVGLAVFASWIPEITELAAQRSKYGGTYSKDPRKRHIVVCGHITYESVSHFLKDFLHEDREDVDVEVVFLHRKPPDLELEGLFKRHFTTVEFFQGTIMNPIDLQRVKVHEADACLVLANKYCQDPDAEDAANIMRVISIKNYSDDIRVIIQLMQYHNKAYLLNIPSWDWKQGDDVICLAELKLGFIAQSCLAPGFSTMMANLFAMRSFKTSPDTQAWQNDYLQGTGCEMYTETLSPSFTGMTFPQASELCFSKLKLLLLAIEIKGAEEGADSKISINPRGAKIQANTQGFFIAQSADEVKRAWFYCKACHEDIKDETLIKKCKCKNLATFRKGVRAVQMVGRAKDDEYSLSNEHHPAPTFTPPELPKRVHVRGSVSGDITRDREDTNLLNRNVRRPNGTGNGTGGMHHMNNTAAAAAAAAAAGKQVNKVKPTVNVSRQVEGQVISPSQYNRPPENDANPYAGYQLAYEVKKLMPTSRSSGTGTQNQNGGVSLPAGIADDQSKDFDFEKTEMKYDSTGMFHWSPAKSLEDCILDRNQAAMTVLNGHVVVCLFADPDSPLIGLRNLVMPLRASNFHYHELKHVVIVGSVDYIRREWKMLQNLPKISVLNGSPLSRADLRAVNVNLCDMCCILSAKVPSNDDPTLADKEAILASLNIKAMTFDDTIGVLSQRGPEFDNLSATAGSPIVLQRRGSVYGANVPMITELVNDSNVQFLDQDDDDDPDTELYLTQPFACGTAFAVSVLDSLMSTTYFNQNALTLIRSLITGGATPELELILAEGAGLRGGYSTVESLSNRDRCRVGQISLYDGPLAQFGECGKYGDLFVAALKSYGMLCIGLYRFRDTSSSCDASSKRYVITNPPDDFSLLPTDQVFVLMQFDPGLEYKPPAVRAPAGGRGTNTQGSGVGGGGSNKDDNS, from the exons ATGGCCAGCCCATGGTGCCCCAATTGCCACGAACTGCCACCGTTCTATCCGCCCATCACGCCAAAG GGGATGTCGGGGTGTGATCAAAGCACTGTCGAATCATTGGCCGACGATCCAACAGATTCACCATTCGATGCCGATGATTGTCTCAAGGTGCGCAAGTACTGGTGCTTTCTGCTGTCCAGCATCTTTACATTCCTTGCTGGCCTGCTCGTGGTGCTACTATGGCGAGCCTTCGCGTTCGTCTGCTGCCGCAAGGAGCCGGACCTGGGGCCCAACGACCCCAAGCAGAAGGAGCAGAAGGCCTCCCGCAACAAACAGGAGTTCGAGGGCACCTTTATGACAGAAGCAAAAGACTGGGCTGGAGAGCTTATCTCGGGTCAAACAACAACTGGTCGAATTTTG GTCGTACTCGTATTTATACTCAGCATTGCATCCCTCATCATATACTTTGTTGATGCATCTAGCGAAGAAGTCGAAAGATGCCAAAAGTGGAGTAACAACATTACTCAACAGATCGATCTCGcattcaatatattttttatggtttACTTTTTTATACGA TTCATAGCGGCGTCCGATAAGCTTTGGTTTATGttagaaatgtacagttttgTAGATTATTTTACAATACCCCCGTCCTTCGTATCAATATATTTAGATCGAACATGGATCG GTCTTCGATTTCTTCGAGCGCTACGTCTCATGACTGTTCCAgatattttacaatatttaaacGTACTAAAAACATCGAGCTCCATACGCTTGGCTCAACTAGTATCAATTTTTATATCCGTGTGGTTAACAGCAGCGGGCATTATACATCTG CTGGAGAACTCTGGCGATCCGCTGGATTTTAATAATGCTCATCGTTTATCGTATTGGACCTGTGTCTATTTCCTAATTGTGACCATGTCAACGGTAGGATATGGTGACGTTTACTGTGAGACTGTCCTGGGAAGAACATTTCTCGTGTTCTTTCTGCTCGTCGGCTTG GCCGTTTTCGCTAGTTGGATACCAGAAATCACTGAACTGGCCGCCCAAAGAAGCAAATATGGTGGAACATATAGCAAGGATCCTAGAAAAAG ACATATTGTGGTATGCGGTCATATAACATACGAGTCCGTGTCGCATTTCCTGAAGGACTTTCTCCACGAAGATCGGGAGGATGTCGATGTCGAAGTGGTCTTTCTCCATCG TAAACCACCCGATTTGGAACTTGAGGGTTTGTTCAAACGTCATTTTACCACCGTGGAGTTCTTCCAAGGAACCATTATGAATCCGATCGATCTGCAGAGGGTTAAg GTACATGAAGCCGACGCCTGCCTCGTGCTAGCTAACAAATATTGCCAAGATCCCGACGCAGAAGATGCTGCCAACATCATGAGAGTCATCTCGATCAAAAACTACAGCGACGACATTCGAGTCATCATCCAGCTGATGCAGTACCATAACAAG GCGTACTTGCTGAACATACCATCGTGGGACTGGAAACAGGGCGACGATGTCATTTGCCTGGCCGAACTGAAGCTGGGCTTCATTGCGCAGAGTTGCTTGGCGCCCGGGTTCTCGACCATGATGGCCAACCTGTTCGCCATGAGATCGTTCAAGACG TCACCAGACACACAGGCCTGGCAAAATGATTATCTTCAAGGTACAGGGTGTGAGATGTACACCGAAACCCTATCACCTTCATTTACCGGCATGACATTCCCACAAGCCAGCGA ACTGTGCTTCTCCAAGCTGAAGCTCCTGCTGCTGGCCATCGAGATCAAGGGCGCCGAGGAGGGGGCGGACAGCAAGATTTCCATAAACCCAAGGGGTGCCAAAATCCAGGCCAACACCCAGGGTTTCTTCATAGCACAAAGTGCCGACGAGGTGAAGCG TGCCTGGTTCTACTGCAAAGCCTGCCATGAGGACATCAAGGACGAGACGCTGATCaagaaatgcaaatgcaaaaacT TGGCCACCTTCCGGAAAGGCGTCCGAGCCGTACAAATGGTTGGGCGTGCAA aagACGATGAATACTCGTTGTCAA ATGAACACCATCCTGCACCCACATTTACGCCTCCAGAGCTACCCAAGCGGGTGCATGTGCGTGGATCTGTATCGG GTGATATCACACGTGACAGAGAAGATACGAATC TACTCAATCGCAATGTGCGCCGTCCGAATGGCACTGGCAACGGTACAGGTGGCATGCACCACATGAACAACACGGCAGCGGCTGCTGCGGCAGCTGCGGCGGCGGGAAAGCAGGTGAACAAGGTGAAGCCCACAGTGAATGTGAGCCGGCAGGTGGAGGGCCAAGTGATATCGCCATCGCAGTACAACAG GCCACCAGAGAATGATGCTAACCCTTATGCGGGCTATCAACTTGCTTACGAAGTTAAAAAGCTCAT GCCGACGAGTCGCAGTTCCGGCACGGGCACACAGAATCAAAACGGCGGCGTCTCACTGCCCGCCGGCATTGCGGACGATCAGTCGAAGGACTTTGATTTCGAGAAGACCGAAATGAAGTACGACTCGACGGGCATGTTCCACTGGAGTCCCGCAAAGAGCTTAGAAGACTGCATACTG GATCGCAACCAGGCGGCCATGACCGTGCTGAACGGCCACGTAGTCGTGTGCCTGTTCGCTGATCCCGATTCGCCGCTGATCGGGCTGCGGAACCTGGTGATGCCGCTGCGGGCGTCCAACTTCCACTACCATGAGCTGAAGCACGTGGTCATTGTGGGCTCGGTGGACTACATACGGCGCGAGTGGAAAATGCTGCAGAACCTGCCCAAGATCTCGGTGCTCAACGGATCGCCGCTGAGCCGCGCCGACCTGCGGGCCGTGAACGTCAATCTGTGTGATATGTGCTGCATCCTGTCGGCCAAAGTTCCTAGCAACGACGATCCCACGCTGGCCGACAAAGAGGCGATCCTCGCCTCGCTGAACATCAAGGCCATGACCTTTGACGACACGATCGGTGTTCTGAGCCAGCGCGGTCCGGAGTTCGACAACCTGAGCGCCACCGCCGGCAGTCCCATTGTGCTGCAGCGGAGGGGCTCAGTCTACGGCGCCAATGTGCCCATGATAACAG AACTGGTCAATGATAGTAACGTGCAGTTTCTCGATCAAGACGACGACGATGATCCAGATACAGAACTATATCTGACGCAGCCTTTCGCCTGCGGCACAGCCTTCGCTGTGAGTGTGTTAGACTCGCTGATGTCCACG ACTTACTTCAATCAAAACGCCTTAACGCTGATCCGCTCACTGATAACGGGCGGCGCCACGCCCGAGCTGGAATTGATCCTGGCCGAGGGGGCTGGCCTCCGGGGAGGCTACAGCACCGTGGAGAGTCTGAGCAATCGGGACAG ATGTCGAGTGGGTCAGATCTCACTGTACGACGGTCCGCTGGCTCAGTTCGGGGAGTGCGGCAAGTACGGGGACCTCTTTGTGGCGGCCCTCAAGTCGTACGGAATGCTGTGCATCGGATTATACCGATTCAGGGACACCAGCTCCAGCTGTGATGCGAGCAGCAAACGTTATGTAATAACCAACCCACCCGATGACTTTTCACTACTGCCAACAGATCAG GTATTCGTTTTAATGCAATTCGATCCGGGCCTGGAGTACAAGCCGCCAGCGGTTCGAGCACCTGCCGGCGGACGAGGCACCAACACACAGGGCTCCGGGGTCGGCGGGGGCGGCTCCAACAAGGATGATAACTCTTGA
- the LOC119545834 gene encoding calcium-activated potassium channel slowpoke isoform X16: MASGLIGTNFTTTLTNGMSGCDQSTVESLADDPTDSPFDADDCLKVRKYWCFLLSSIFTFLAGLLVVLLWRAFAFVCCRKEPDLGPNDPKQKEQKASRNKQEFEGTFMTEAKDWAGELISGQTTTGRILVVLVFILSIASLIIYFVDASSEEVERCQKWSNNITQQIDLAFNIFFMVYFFIRFIAASDKLWFMLEMYSFVDYFTIPPSFVSIYLDRTWIGLRFLRALRLMTVPDILQYLNVLKTSSSIRLAQLVSIFISVWLTAAGIIHLLENSGDPLDFNNAHRLSYWTCVYFLIVTMSTVGYGDVYCETVLGRTFLVFFLLVGLAMFASSIPEIIELVGSGNKYGGELKREHGKRHIVVCGHITYESVSHFLKDFLHEDREDVDVEVVFLHRKPPDLELEGLFKRHFTTVEFFQGTIMNPIDLQRVKVHEADACLVLANKYCQDPDAEDAANIMRVISIKNYSDDIRVIIQLMQYHNKAYLLNIPSWDWKQGDDVICLAELKLGFIAQSCLAPGFSTMMANLFAMRSFKTSPDMQSWTNDYLRGTGMEMYTETLSPTFIGIPFAQATELCFSKLKLLLLAIEIKGAEEGADSKISINPRGAKIQANTQGFFIAQSADEVKRAWFYCKACHEDIKDETLIKKCKCKNLTVQPRSKFDDLDEHHPAPTFTPPELPKRVHVRGSVSGDITRDREDTNLLNRNVRRPNGTGNGTGGMHHMNNTAAAAAAAAAAGKQVNKVKPTVNVSRQVEGQVISPSQYNRPPENDANPYAGYQLAYEVKKLMPTSRSSGTGTQNQNGGVSLPAGIADDQSKDFDFEKTEMKYDSTGMFHWSPAKSLEDCILDRNQAAMTVLNGHVVVCLFADPDSPLIGLRNLVMPLRASNFHYHELKHVVIVGSVDYIRREWKMLQNLPKISVLNGSPLSRADLRAVNVNLCDMCCILSAKVPSNDDPTLADKEAILASLNIKAMTFDDTIGVLSQRGPEFDNLSATAGSPIVLQRRGSVYGANVPMITELVNDSNVQFLDQDDDDDPDTELYLTQPFACGTAFAVSVLDSLMSTTYFNQNALTLIRSLITGGATPELELILAEGAGLRGGYSTVESLSNRDRCRVGQISLYDGPLAQFGECGKYGDLFVAALKSYGMLCIGLYRFRDTSSSCDASSKRYVITNPPDDFSLLPTDQVFVLMQFDPGLEYKPPAVRAPAGGRGTNTQGSGVGGGGSNKDDNS, from the exons ATGGCAAGCGGTTTGATCGGCACCAATTTCACCACCACATTGACAAAT GGGATGTCGGGGTGTGATCAAAGCACTGTCGAATCATTGGCCGACGATCCAACAGATTCACCATTCGATGCCGATGATTGTCTCAAGGTGCGCAAGTACTGGTGCTTTCTGCTGTCCAGCATCTTTACATTCCTTGCTGGCCTGCTCGTGGTGCTACTATGGCGAGCCTTCGCGTTCGTCTGCTGCCGCAAGGAGCCGGACCTGGGGCCCAACGACCCCAAGCAGAAGGAGCAGAAGGCCTCCCGCAACAAACAGGAGTTCGAGGGCACCTTTATGACAGAAGCAAAAGACTGGGCTGGAGAGCTTATCTCGGGTCAAACAACAACTGGTCGAATTTTG GTCGTACTCGTATTTATACTCAGCATTGCATCCCTCATCATATACTTTGTTGATGCATCTAGCGAAGAAGTCGAAAGATGCCAAAAGTGGAGTAACAACATTACTCAACAGATCGATCTCGcattcaatatattttttatggtttACTTTTTTATACGA TTCATAGCGGCGTCCGATAAGCTTTGGTTTATGttagaaatgtacagttttgTAGATTATTTTACAATACCCCCGTCCTTCGTATCAATATATTTAGATCGAACATGGATCG GTCTTCGATTTCTTCGAGCGCTACGTCTCATGACTGTTCCAgatattttacaatatttaaacGTACTAAAAACATCGAGCTCCATACGCTTGGCTCAACTAGTATCAATTTTTATATCCGTGTGGTTAACAGCAGCGGGCATTATACATCTG CTGGAGAACTCTGGCGATCCGCTGGATTTTAATAATGCTCATCGTTTATCGTATTGGACCTGTGTCTATTTCCTAATTGTGACCATGTCAACGGTAGGATATGGTGACGTTTACTGTGAGACTGTCCTGGGAAGAACATTTCTCGTGTTCTTTCTGCTCGTCGGCTTG GCAATGTTTGCCAGCAGTATACCGGAGATAATTGAACTCGTCGGTAGTGGCAATAAGTATGGCGGTGAACTGAAAAGAGAACACGGAAAGAG ACATATTGTGGTATGCGGTCATATAACATACGAGTCCGTGTCGCATTTCCTGAAGGACTTTCTCCACGAAGATCGGGAGGATGTCGATGTCGAAGTGGTCTTTCTCCATCG TAAACCACCCGATTTGGAACTTGAGGGTTTGTTCAAACGTCATTTTACCACCGTGGAGTTCTTCCAAGGAACCATTATGAATCCGATCGATCTGCAGAGGGTTAAg GTACATGAAGCCGACGCCTGCCTCGTGCTAGCTAACAAATATTGCCAAGATCCCGACGCAGAAGATGCTGCCAACATCATGAGAGTCATCTCGATCAAAAACTACAGCGACGACATTCGAGTCATCATCCAGCTGATGCAGTACCATAACAAG GCGTACTTGCTGAACATACCATCGTGGGACTGGAAACAGGGCGACGATGTCATTTGCCTGGCCGAACTGAAGCTGGGCTTCATTGCGCAGAGTTGCTTGGCGCCCGGGTTCTCGACCATGATGGCCAACCTGTTCGCCATGAGATCGTTCAAGACG TCGCCAGACATGCAGTCTTGGACAAATGATTACCTGCGCGGCACTGGCATGGAAATGTACACTGAAACATTGAGTCCCACATTTATTGGAATACCATTTGCTCAGGCCACTGA ACTGTGCTTCTCCAAGCTGAAGCTCCTGCTGCTGGCCATCGAGATCAAGGGCGCCGAGGAGGGGGCGGACAGCAAGATTTCCATAAACCCAAGGGGTGCCAAAATCCAGGCCAACACCCAGGGTTTCTTCATAGCACAAAGTGCCGACGAGGTGAAGCG TGCCTGGTTCTACTGCAAAGCCTGCCATGAGGACATCAAGGACGAGACGCTGATCaagaaatgcaaatgcaaaaacT TGACTGTTCAGCCCAGGAGCAAATTCGATGACTTAG ATGAACACCATCCTGCACCCACATTTACGCCTCCAGAGCTACCCAAGCGGGTGCATGTGCGTGGATCTGTATCGG GTGATATCACACGTGACAGAGAAGATACGAATC TACTCAATCGCAATGTGCGCCGTCCGAATGGCACTGGCAACGGTACAGGTGGCATGCACCACATGAACAACACGGCAGCGGCTGCTGCGGCAGCTGCGGCGGCGGGAAAGCAGGTGAACAAGGTGAAGCCCACAGTGAATGTGAGCCGGCAGGTGGAGGGCCAAGTGATATCGCCATCGCAGTACAACAG GCCACCAGAGAATGATGCTAACCCTTATGCGGGCTATCAACTTGCTTACGAAGTTAAAAAGCTCAT GCCGACGAGTCGCAGTTCCGGCACGGGCACACAGAATCAAAACGGCGGCGTCTCACTGCCCGCCGGCATTGCGGACGATCAGTCGAAGGACTTTGATTTCGAGAAGACCGAAATGAAGTACGACTCGACGGGCATGTTCCACTGGAGTCCCGCAAAGAGCTTAGAAGACTGCATACTG GATCGCAACCAGGCGGCCATGACCGTGCTGAACGGCCACGTAGTCGTGTGCCTGTTCGCTGATCCCGATTCGCCGCTGATCGGGCTGCGGAACCTGGTGATGCCGCTGCGGGCGTCCAACTTCCACTACCATGAGCTGAAGCACGTGGTCATTGTGGGCTCGGTGGACTACATACGGCGCGAGTGGAAAATGCTGCAGAACCTGCCCAAGATCTCGGTGCTCAACGGATCGCCGCTGAGCCGCGCCGACCTGCGGGCCGTGAACGTCAATCTGTGTGATATGTGCTGCATCCTGTCGGCCAAAGTTCCTAGCAACGACGATCCCACGCTGGCCGACAAAGAGGCGATCCTCGCCTCGCTGAACATCAAGGCCATGACCTTTGACGACACGATCGGTGTTCTGAGCCAGCGCGGTCCGGAGTTCGACAACCTGAGCGCCACCGCCGGCAGTCCCATTGTGCTGCAGCGGAGGGGCTCAGTCTACGGCGCCAATGTGCCCATGATAACAG AACTGGTCAATGATAGTAACGTGCAGTTTCTCGATCAAGACGACGACGATGATCCAGATACAGAACTATATCTGACGCAGCCTTTCGCCTGCGGCACAGCCTTCGCTGTGAGTGTGTTAGACTCGCTGATGTCCACG ACTTACTTCAATCAAAACGCCTTAACGCTGATCCGCTCACTGATAACGGGCGGCGCCACGCCCGAGCTGGAATTGATCCTGGCCGAGGGGGCTGGCCTCCGGGGAGGCTACAGCACCGTGGAGAGTCTGAGCAATCGGGACAG ATGTCGAGTGGGTCAGATCTCACTGTACGACGGTCCGCTGGCTCAGTTCGGGGAGTGCGGCAAGTACGGGGACCTCTTTGTGGCGGCCCTCAAGTCGTACGGAATGCTGTGCATCGGATTATACCGATTCAGGGACACCAGCTCCAGCTGTGATGCGAGCAGCAAACGTTATGTAATAACCAACCCACCCGATGACTTTTCACTACTGCCAACAGATCAG GTATTCGTTTTAATGCAATTCGATCCGGGCCTGGAGTACAAGCCGCCAGCGGTTCGAGCACCTGCCGGCGGACGAGGCACCAACACACAGGGCTCCGGGGTCGGCGGGGGCGGCTCCAACAAGGATGATAACTCTTGA